From Corvus cornix cornix isolate S_Up_H32 chromosome 1A, ASM73873v5, whole genome shotgun sequence, a single genomic window includes:
- the ARHGAP8 gene encoding LOW QUALITY PROTEIN: rho GTPase-activating protein 8 (The sequence of the model RefSeq protein was modified relative to this genomic sequence to represent the inferred CDS: inserted 1 base in 1 codon), producing the protein MNTSVFSLAPLELQKDEMDDTHSEQEETFLPSPLENPELNINHPYYDVARHGIIQLAGDDSSGRKVIAFSCCRIXPSHQLNHTRLLEYVKYTLDQYVENDYMVVYFHYGLKSLNKPSLKWLQTAYKEFDKKYKKNLKALYVVHPTNFIKILWNIFKPLISHKFGKKITYLDYLSDFGENLKYDQLNIPQEVIRHDENLWRKQKGKIPPVFKIPPPRPPLPTQQFGVSLQ; encoded by the exons ATGAACACTTCTGTGTTCTCGCTTGCTCCTTTAGAACTGCAGAAAGATGAAATGGATGATACACACTCAGAACaggaagaaacatttctgcCTTCACCACTTGAGAATCCTGAGCTAAATATCAATCACCCCTACTATGATGTTGCAAGACATGGCATCATCCAGTTGGCAG GTGATGACAGTTCTGGAAGGAAGGTGATAGCCTTCAGCTGCTGCCGCA CCCCATCCCATCAACTCAATCACACAAGGTTGCTTGA GTACGTAAAGTATACTCTGGACCAGTATGTAGAAAATGATTATATGGTTGTTTACTTTCACTACGGCCTGAAGAGTCTGAATAAACCATCTCTGAAATGGTTACAAACAGCCTACAAGGAATTTGACAAGAA GTATAAGAAAAACCTTAAAGCACTGTATGTTGTCCATCCAACCAACTTCATAAAAATTTTGTGGAATATCTTTAAACCTCTTATAAG cCACAAGTTCGGGAAAAAGATCACCTACTTGGACTATTTAAGTGACTTCGGAGAAAATCTCAAATATGACCAGTTAAATATCCCTCAAGAAGTCATCCG ACATGATGAAAATCTTTGGaggaaacagaagggaaaaatcccacCTGTGTTTAAGATTCCTCCACCACGGCCACCTCTGCCTACCCAGCAATTTGGAGTCAGCCTGCAATAG